The Methyloceanibacter sp. wino2 nucleotide sequence GCGTGATGCGGAACGTCATGAAACTGTTTGCCGCCGTTGCGGCTCTCGCCATCGCGCTTCCCGGCATCACCCATGCCGCGGATGACGGCCATGGCACGGCGATCGAAGCGCAGGAGTGGTCATTCGGGCCGCCCTTCGGTCACTTCGACCGCGCGCAGCTGCAGCGCGGCTACAAGGTCTACCAGTTCGTCTGCGCGAACTGCCACTCGATGGACCTCCTCTCCTACCGCAATCTCGGGCAGCCGGGCGGTCCTCAGTTCTCGGAAGCGGCGGTCAAGGCGCTCGCGGCCCAGGCCCAGATTTCGGATGGCCCCAACGACAAGGGCGAGATGTTCCTGCGTCCGGCCAAGCCGTCCGACCGCTTCAAGGCGCCGTACGCCAACGAGCAGGCCGCTCGCAACGCCAATGGCGGGGCCTATCCGCCGGACCTCTCCGTGATGGCCAAGGCGCGTCCGGGCGGCCCGGACTATCTCTATGCGCTGATGACCGGCTACGAAGAGGCGCCGCACGACATGAAGATGTCCAAGGGCATGCACTACAACGCTGCCTTCCCCGGACATCAGATCGCCATGCCGAAGCCGCTGTCGGACGGCGTCGTGGAGTACACGGACGGCACCGAGCCCACCGTCAAAAACTACGCGAAGGACGTGTCCGCTTTCCTGATGTGGGCGGCGGAGCCCACGCTGGAGCAGCGCTACAAGACCGGCGCGCGGATCATGATCTTCCTGATCGTCTTCGCGGTGATCATGTTCCTCGCAAAGAGGGCGGTCTGGGCTCCGATCCACAGACGCGACCACGCGGCCCA carries:
- a CDS encoding cytochrome c1 yields the protein MKLFAAVAALAIALPGITHAADDGHGTAIEAQEWSFGPPFGHFDRAQLQRGYKVYQFVCANCHSMDLLSYRNLGQPGGPQFSEAAVKALAAQAQISDGPNDKGEMFLRPAKPSDRFKAPYANEQAARNANGGAYPPDLSVMAKARPGGPDYLYALMTGYEEAPHDMKMSKGMHYNAAFPGHQIAMPKPLSDGVVEYTDGTEPTVKNYAKDVSAFLMWAAEPTLEQRYKTGARIMIFLIVFAVIMFLAKRAVWAPIHRRDHAAQHAAKTDT